The nucleotide sequence TATACCTCATTGTCTATTCGCGTCTACCAAAGAGACTTCAATACCTATTTTGAATACCTGATTAAACGAAATCTCAAATGAGTACGCAATACCCCGACTGAGATTTCTGCCTGGCAGAAAAGCACTTAACTTATGTGGGTTGAAGTAAACTCGGCATCTAATCGCGTATTTCCAAATAACAAACCAACATGAGGATAATAGTGACCTATGCAAGTAAACAGAAGCATTCACGCGCATATTAATATACtaacgaaaatttataaattaccaACTGTACATATAAAGCCTTATTGGAAGGTTATCCTTTTTTCTTATCGTTCATATCTTTAGGAAACGAGTATCCGGCGTGGCAGGATGGTGCTGCCTCGTTTGACTTGGATCTGGCTTTTAGGGTGCCATTTTCCTCGGGGACTTTGTTGTTTTCGATGAAGGTTCCGTTCACTACAATACCGTTTTTATGGTGGCAAACGCATGCTTCTTGTTCCTAAAAATTAGGGAAAATTCGCGGATCATGATTTTAATGGTTAAAGGTAAAGAATTACAAAAGCTAATGCTGTTTCTAAACATCAAAATTAAGAGACGAAAActgccattttattttaacttactTTGATCATGGTTTGAGCTGCTACCTTCTTTGGTTTAGCGTAGGCTTTTCTGTAGTAGTCGCTGAagaggtaaataaaaatgaccaCATTGGTGACGAAGAAGTATGTTAAGGCTCGTGGTAATTTGCAATCCATTACTACTACGAATGCCAAGTAGAGTAGCATAATTCCGAATTGAGTCTGAAAGtgtttaaaatatgattttattcattcataattatttatacatcCTTTTGTTGTGGAAATTGGTACTTCACCCTCACCCTAACTTTTcttacttattaaatttttgttatgttttagGAACGGTTTTGAACTGGATATTGATAATTCTTAGAACTTAGTTCgggatttattttataaaataatcaattagTGTTTTATTGAGTCATCACACCAGTCGCGCTTTAGTTAGTAGAAAGTTGCATGGAATTTTAAGTCTGTCATAATCGTGTTCTGCGTGTATCGCATTAAAGAGGACTCAATACAAATCCATTTATTCTATTGCATGCCGAAACTGCggggataaataaataatttattttccccctttaaaggaattttattaagagaaaaattttcactaaaataattcaaaaagacAGTTTTGAAAGTGTTCCAATTCTTGTCGAAAGTGATTGTATTTTTGCAGTATTTGCAAGTTTTATTAGCACTCAATATAGATCAAGTTTTATCAATTATTCGATAAACCAATTGAGAGTTGCAGGTTTTcatcttttttataaaaatacttaaaattccTTGGGAGAAACAAAAATCTGAAAGTCTTTACGGTCCCTTTAAATAGCATTAAgaccaaattattaatgtctTGTTAACTTTTACAtcaaattagttaaaaattaagaatatcaCCTAACAAATACCTATTCcttatttcaacatttctagttgttaaaattaattaatttgtagtTGAAATTAACAGGATACGAATAATTTGGACCTTAACAACATCATTATACCTCCCATTGATTTATAGCCTAAAAAACTTACCAATTGCATCCAAGTCATATATTTCTTCCACCACAAATATTTCTGATACTTAGGCCCCAAGGCAGATAAGAAGTAGTAAAAGTACATAACTACGTGTACTATGGAATTGAGGAAACCAATTACAACTCCCTGTTCACCTGAAATTAACAAATGTGAAGTTATTGAATAGCAAATAAGGATTAAGATACCTGGAATATATTTGAGGTACGCCCAGGAACCCAGCATGGTAACGGAGTGATGATAGACGTGCAGGAATGAAACTTGGGTTTGTTTCTTACGTAGTACGAAGAAAACTGTGTCCAGAAGTTCCGTGATTTTAGAGAAGAAATACCACCAAGCTCCTCTGGCAAGCTagatgaaattaatattaaaaataaaatgtatcaaatttgaatttctggataaagtaaaaaatcacaaCACGTACCAAAGCTTGGAATTCCTTGTTGGGTGATGGATTCCTACAAGTGTGCTTCAAGAAATGTGGAATTGCATTCTTTACATTGAGCGCATGTGAACACAGCCATATGCTAAACAATACTTGGTAAAGATTGTAAGCTATCATAGCATATTTGAGCTCGAATGCTTTCCtgtttttcatataatttggGCCTAAGTTTAATACAAACACGAGGTAGAGGATTACTATTGCAACCACGGGAATTGGCGAGTGCATAAACAGCCAGGAATCCACCATAGGATCTAAAAATTCACAGAAATTAAGTTACTTaaacagaaaatattaaattcttccaGAAACTCTACAGTTTTAGAAGGAATTAACTACCTTCTGGATGGATAAGatagttttcaagaaattgcagtccagaaaaatttaaaatctttcgctttaataagtaataaaagaaTAAGCCAAAACGTACCTTTCTTGGATTCCAGCAAttcattataattttctaCTACCAGGCTTAGGAGAGCTGCCATTTTGattctaaaacaaataatgcGGTAATTAAACTAAAAGTAAAGTTAAAGAGAGCTAAATTAAGAATGTTCGGACAATATAAACGAAAATTCAAAGTGACTTAATATGGCAACTGTCCTTCCAGACGTAAATTTGCTGGTTGGGAAATATTGAGGTTCGTTCTCCTGGAAGCAGTTCCCAGGAGGAGAATCCGTTAACgctatattttaaattaaaaatttttgaacattttggaaagaaacgttgaaatattaaaaaaatctttaaaatgttAGCTAAATCTATTTTAGGGACCTTATGAGGGGTGATCATTGAAAAACCCAAACAGTAGACAGTAAACCGTAAACATAAGGTATTGATACTTGAGGTTCTTTTTAATGGACACCCTCTATATTAGACCAATTATCTCATCGAAAAATATGTGATAAAGCTGAACAACTAAAGATATATTCTTCTTTCAGATCGGaactttcttttaaaattagtttataatttccttcaattttaagGATGGAATGCAATTGGTATTTTATTGTGCCATAAATTTGATCCCGGGTCAAAAAATGATCTAAAAGCTCAAACTCAGCGTAAACATACCTATTAGCTATAGGTTTTAGGTTATCTCGAAAACTCTCAGATTATCTGTTTCTTTGACGATCTTTAAGGAGAAGTTTTACAACTTTAGGTTTTATTTATGTGTTATCCCGGATTAATTTAAGACAATCGGATTTGGAACCAAATTATTAACGTGCTGTTAACTTGAACTAATTTctgtttgtttaaataaagctTTAGTATTGGTCAGATGCTTATTATCTgatattaaaaactattttgacGTTAAAGTTAAAAGCAAATCAACAATTTGGCTTTAAAACTGaccaagaatttttttaacacattttaatattatccGAACtcaattgcaatttttattgcaaagttAACTTGAAGACTAACATCTGCGATTAGTTCTTAAATCCTCTTCGCGTTCTTATAAAGTAACTCTAATTATTTTACAAGTAGGACACAATCATTCTTAACCCTCAGAATAATTAGATATGTCTCTATGGTCTACATGccgatttattttattttacgaatAAGACAACTCATCTGCAGAGATggtgatatacagggtgacattaaaaaaaggtaagttTTAGCAATATCTCGAAAAAGCGATGTTCACACACCCGCACCATAAAATTCTCAAGAAAACTAACTGAACCAAATAGCTTTTGTATTTTGTGTACATCTTccaataaaatagttttggaGCTAATTTGATGTTCACagaattattcatttaatcCACATGTGTAGCATTTAACTTACATGTTATTAGAACtatatgttataataaatcctcaaattttcagaatattaAGCGATGAAAATATTAGATTAAACTATCACTATGTAGCTTCACATAATAAGACTAGGATTTTATTCAAAAGTCTGAGGTTTTAGTTGCCCCCCTCCTTAGATGAATCTAAGTAATTTCTCTCTTCTTGTGACGTTTCaatgtttaagaaaattaccataaatGCGGTTTTAACTGTTAATTAAATACAGATTAATTGCGTGTTTTTTCTCTAGACTCATTATACTAGTGAAAGAATAAATAACAcctatattaataaattttaatggtatGAATTTTACAGGTGACCGATAAATCATTAACGGTGCCTATATGTTATGATTGAGAAATGTCGcccgaaataaaaaaaaaacttttaaattgatttgctaaataattaaatttattttggttttaggtaattttctttcgtttAAATTGAGTTTACGAGGCAAGTTTGTTAATAATATTGGTTACTCTTTCTAGTCTAAAGACGGCAACACATTACTAGAGCAAAGAAAGCAATTATTGTTTAGACAAGAGTAGTGAGACATGAAACTGCacaattatgtaaaaaaatccagtACAACTTTGCAATATAAATTCAGGTCGAATGTTATTGTCTGTGTATCAGCACAAATTGCCTTTATTGCATCTTTTCCTATAGAaggcattttttccaaatgctgaaataaataattgcataTGTCAGCTGGTTATTGGGTCACTGTCCTggtaattcaaaaaaaaaacgtggtTTTCTCGTACATTGTCTTTAAAGCAGAGACTGATTGATTACTAAATAGTAGATAATAAGAAGtatgaaaaaacaaatagaGAACATGTATATATTATATGAACAATATAGTTTGTAATTTGGATCTTTGCATATGCATAATATGAATTGTATGCGTCAAATCAATTCAAGGTCAACATAAAATACGACCAATGACGTCTCAAAAATTTTGTGCTTTTTAGTTTGAAATAAACTGATgtcaaaaatgtatatatttttacatttatattaacaaaactTCAACGCTGTTactatatattaatttatgaacTGAACACCTAGAAAAATAACATCAAAACCACGAAAACTGTTTATAGTTATACGGAACACAGTTAAATCATTAATATATATTGTTACGCCTCTGatcgttttaaaattgtaacatAAAACCAACTCAGACATACGTTCATATCACCATCTTTATTCAACCCATATACATTCCCATTATAATTTTCGACCCGTTAGTTTAGTCTGTAGAAGACAGACATATTATATCTTTGTCTTTGTTGTTTGAATGTTACATTACCTCTATATATCCTAGACACGTACGTGCTACCTAATTCGATACACAAGCAAAGATCCAAACTACAAACTATATGTACCTAATataattcaacaataaatGGTTAATTTTCTCAGCCACTCATTAGTATTTTCTTCAGATAATCAGTACATCACAAAAGGCTATTCAAATATCGTCATATCCTCTGTCAAATGAAgtaatgaattttcaatttttcgtgattaaaatacttaatattATGCACGAATTACGaaataaatagatttaaagTTGAATCTTATTTGCTGttacaatttacaatttttatttacatgaatttaagttaattcgagctctttttttttcttgtttaagAAACTCATAGAAAGAAActgaaagatttttaacaTCTGTAATAATGGGTCACTAGAAATTTGCTGCATCTACACAaaagtttaacaataattgagatttggattgaaaaaagtatttttaaatatatatatataatcttCATTTCATCGAAATAGGCTATCGACCATattggtctttctgcccttGTTACATAATCAGGTGCCTAGGTCTACACAGAGAGTGGTCAGAACGGTATACATTGGAGATGcaaagaagacaaaaaaaaaaaaaaaaaaaaaaaaaatcgttattgTATATCTTCGCTCAGTTCTTCGTGTAACGTATTAGGAGGGGAGAGAAAGTGGGACTGTCGTGTTTGTCGTCTGAGGCAAAGTGGATTAAGTATTGTCCAGTTGTGTcggttgtttttccattttgtctgTATTTGTGATAGTCTGTCcgttatttttgtcatgttCGTACGCTCGTATAGTAATTGTATGGAGGGGTTGTGCAAAGGATTGTCAGGATGTCTTATTTTAGTGATGAGTCTCAGAGCGATTTGTTCTGTTGTCTGTATATGtcttttggtttatttttaaatatttgtacaaTATTCTgcgattttaatgttttcactATATTAGTTTTCAGTATATGAGTAAATGTATCAATATACACATATACAAAGATTGTTACTCGAGCTTCcaaattcaatgaaatataATGGTGTACTTCGTTTGTCACAGCTCCCGCGAAGTATCAAAATATAGTGTGAGAAGTTAAACATTGAATTCCTTTGTAAACATATGAAAATCCCCCATAGATTcagtaatttgttttaagtttttgctCAGAATcctgaaattgttaaaaacgaTAGAGAGATACAGaaaatttcactaattttttaagtattttagcCCCCTTATATCATAAGTTCTAACTTTATTATAagaaactatattttttattataagtattaattatatttttaataatatttccgGGTAACTCAGCAAATATGAAAAGCCATCTGAGGTGGCTATCTATTTAATGTAACCATGCTCAAACTACCTCAATTAACGTTTTATTAAATGATGTCATCACGTTCTATTTGAATCTGAGGTAACAAGTTCATATTTCCTGCACATGAAGAAAGTAAGCAATAATTTCTCTTTCGCAAGAAAACGATACCTCAAGTCTAACAATTACGTTATGCAGGACGTTAGCACTATTTGAAAACCAAAAAGATTTATGAATGCCATGAGTACGCGCTGTAATTAgcatttttgtttatgaataAGAGAactttaagtttttaacaatttaattatgatttaaatcaaataaaaataataaaaacaattattatgaagGAAATCTGAATTTGTTTTAGTTGGGTGTATTGATGTTTTTCAATGTCAGAAAATTTAAcgggaaattaaaaaaatattagactCTATTTTAAAACGtgcaaaaaatagcaatttttgaactttttaatttatggcctattaaatattgtttagcCTGAGGTCAACCGTCATTGGTGAATACACACCGATATCTATGGAAGTATTTTAGAAGCACTTAGTCAGGCTTGAAAACGTTAACAAACACTTTATTAAGATACAAAACTTTACCTAGCAAATCATTCTCTATCAAAAGTACTCAGGTAAAGCTAGGTGGAAGAACAGGAACGTGAACTCAACAATTATGAGGTGTCATTGACTTTTCGAGACTTATCCAACCGTTCTATTCTGATCAACaacttaaaaagttaaaatgattaataatgaattttcaattctcCTAATTTATAGAATTCATGCACTAGGaagtagttttaaaaattacgcAAATGTAATTGACCTTAGAACATAAAGCAACACTCAACAGCCacttaataatcaatttttttctcatgaattgcaattaaattacaattttcccTTTGTTTTGTTCAATGAATGTCTATAAATTGAATTCATTAcgttttacatttatttatatatatatatataaatattgtatatattttgttgtccagtatgtccacagatagagaGCCCAAAAGGACAATTTGACAataaatgtcgtttttcgacaaaaagtcatccttgataaaagtttctgctgcttgaaaaaatacgatttacgaagataactttgaacttttttatacagggtgcccaaaaactacgaacacatgaaatactatcaagagtaaactacctttatttctcatttaagaggaaaatggtaaataaaaaatagatttcaaaTCCTACCTAAAGTTtgcatacaaaattttaactgagtattccaagttttatttttcttttaaaattcaaacaatttctaattttacctttttcaccCTATTTCACGTATCTACAACAAGCATGACaacaaatgtcacaatattaaattttacaaattctaGTTCTGTCATAAAACGTGAACAAAAGAAAGACTTTGGAtgaagtcaaggccaactatgtgatatttctttttatttaaatatttcggcttttaaaaaagtaaattataagaagttttatatcaatgaaatcagaatgaaacgcactatttttcggtcgaaaaatccaatatggcgcccataagaaaaaataaagttgataatggtagccgaaagacgaaacgtcggatggcaaatctgaatatgtcattgtgtagctgagaaaaagtggcaatgaaaatgtgcttacggatttaatcttccttgtcaaataacactaaaaaaaaataaaaatgaattctccaatttttagtttttctcggatatcttcggaagtactcggaaaattaaaattttgaaaacggtattcgatcaagcactagattgcgcaactttgcccccatttaaactttttcgtatctcctctagtttccgagatcccaatggtgagggtcgaatttgaaataccctgtatatatatatatatatatatatatatattgtataCTATAGCCataacaatatatttattagaatgaaaacaatttttccgaattttaaattcgaaaaaatggaAGTTTTTGTGACTTTAagaacactctgtatgtgAAACTTGGTAGATGCacaaaaagtacaaaaaaagattttttttattttgtcaaaataatataaatttagtgAGAAATAATTGTCCAATTCCAGTAATCGTTTTCACAACACTTTAAGAGGTGTTATCTAATTGTTTCAGTGATTTgtgctaaaatattttttaactgaataTTTAGACCAGAAGGATCCgtttttaaacagtttttgatCCAAATTACATAGTTGTACTTGTAAGATTGTAACAGTTCTATATCAGATCGATATTCAAGGTTTTCCCTTCCCTTTTctcatcttttttaattacatttttgtaaaaaaatacaa is from Euwallacea similis isolate ESF13 chromosome 14, ESF131.1, whole genome shotgun sequence and encodes:
- the LOC136413408 gene encoding very long chain fatty acid elongase 7-like, producing the protein MAALLSLVVENYNELLESKKDPMVDSWLFMHSPIPVVAIVILYLVFVLNLGPNYMKNRKAFELKYAMIAYNLYQVLFSIWLCSHALNVKNAIPHFLKHTCRNPSPNKEFQALLARGAWWYFFSKITELLDTVFFVLRKKQTQVSFLHVYHHSVTMLGSWAYLKYIPGEQGVVIGFLNSIVHVVMYFYYFLSALGPKYQKYLWWKKYMTWMQLTQFGIMLLYLAFVVVMDCKLPRALTYFFVTNVVIFIYLFSDYYRKAYAKPKKVAAQTMIKEQEACVCHHKNGIVVNGTFIENNKVPEENGTLKARSKSNEAAPSCHAGYSFPKDMNDKKKG